One window of the Candidatus Eisenbacteria bacterium genome contains the following:
- a CDS encoding sigma-54-dependent Fis family transcriptional regulator produces MSPRATSELAAGDPAMKGLWEAPHVSEGPRGGAITQNMIGQSPALQRIFRLVAKVAPTESPVLITGESGTGKEMIATAIHLQSRRAHRTFVAVNSSAIPEQLFESELFGHVRGAFTGANADRVGLMQHADGGTIFFDEVAEMPLSVQVKLLRALQSGEIRPVGAKESRRVDIRVIAATNRDVKRALADGTFREDLYYRLNVFHIELPPLRERREDIPLLANYFREKYSRALGKQVKGFSERAQFYLMRYDYPGNVRELENAVERAVTLAERGEITHLDLPPVLREPRVPLLERGNAFPYSENMSLAQLEAEHIRRVLLHTAGNTTRAAKILGISRSTLWRKMREYGL; encoded by the coding sequence GTGAGCCCGCGTGCGACCAGCGAGCTCGCCGCCGGCGATCCGGCGATGAAGGGACTCTGGGAGGCGCCCCACGTTTCGGAAGGGCCGCGCGGCGGGGCCATCACCCAGAACATGATCGGGCAGAGTCCCGCCCTCCAGCGGATTTTCAGGCTCGTCGCGAAGGTCGCGCCCACGGAAAGCCCCGTCCTCATCACCGGAGAAAGCGGAACGGGAAAGGAGATGATCGCGACCGCGATCCACCTCCAGAGCCGCCGCGCCCACCGAACCTTCGTGGCCGTGAATTCCTCCGCGATTCCCGAGCAGCTCTTCGAGAGCGAGCTGTTCGGGCACGTTCGCGGCGCCTTCACGGGAGCGAACGCGGACCGCGTGGGGCTCATGCAGCACGCCGACGGCGGAACGATCTTCTTCGACGAGGTCGCGGAGATGCCGCTCTCGGTCCAGGTGAAGCTCCTCCGTGCGCTTCAAAGCGGGGAAATCCGCCCCGTGGGCGCCAAGGAATCCAGGCGGGTTGATATTCGCGTCATCGCGGCCACGAACCGCGACGTGAAGCGCGCTCTCGCGGATGGGACCTTTCGCGAGGATCTCTACTACCGCCTCAACGTGTTCCACATCGAGCTGCCCCCGCTCCGCGAGCGGCGCGAGGATATCCCGCTCCTCGCGAACTACTTCCGGGAAAAGTACTCGCGCGCGCTCGGGAAGCAGGTGAAGGGATTCAGCGAGCGCGCCCAATTCTATCTCATGCGCTACGACTACCCGGGAAACGTCCGCGAGCTCGAGAACGCGGTCGAGCGGGCGGTCACCCTGGCCGAGCGTGGCGAGATCACCCACCTCGACCTGCCCCCCGTCCTCCGCGAGCCGCGTGTGCCGCTCCTCGAACGAGGGAACGCCTTCCCGTACTCGGAGAACATGTCGCTCGCCCAGCTCGAGGCCGAGCATATACGCCGCGTCCTCCTCCACACCGCCGGGAATACAACCAGGGCGGCGAAGATCCTGGGAATTTCCCGCTCGACTTTGTGGAGGAAGATGAGAGAATATGGGCTGTAG
- a CDS encoding Hsp20/alpha crystallin family protein, with protein MNTLIRWNPIREMSSFQDEMDKVFSDVFGRRWLTEEAGKGMIWQPPVDVEEQPDRYVIHVELPGMKLEDIKITLEDNRLLIRGEKSRTEEKQNATYHRLERVYGAFERSFTLTHAVKPDKIEATYRDGVLEVTVPKAEEAKAREIPINAAR; from the coding sequence ATGAACACACTCATTCGCTGGAATCCCATCAGGGAAATGTCTTCGTTCCAAGACGAGATGGACAAGGTCTTTAGCGACGTTTTCGGACGCCGTTGGCTCACGGAGGAGGCCGGCAAGGGCATGATCTGGCAGCCGCCGGTCGACGTCGAGGAGCAGCCGGACCGCTATGTCATCCACGTCGAGCTTCCGGGGATGAAACTCGAGGACATCAAGATCACCCTCGAGGACAACCGGCTCCTCATCCGGGGGGAGAAGAGTCGAACCGAGGAGAAGCAGAACGCGACCTACCACAGGCTCGAGCGGGTTTACGGAGCCTTCGAGCGGTCATTCACGCTGACCCACGCGGTCAAGCCCGACAAGATCGAGGCGACCTACCGCGACGGCGTGCTCGAGGTGACGGTACCCAAGGCCGAGGAGGCCAAGGCTCGCGAGATCCCGATCAACGCGGCTCGCTAA
- a CDS encoding type 1 glutamine amidotransferase, whose product MTRPWALIQHVPSEGPGLIASEAASRGIPLDVRRMFAGDPLPAPGEIAGLVVMGGPMAANDDAAFPNLARERDLLAGAARAGIPVLGICLGAQLLAAALGGRVSRGLKEEIGFGEVTLTEEGSRDPILGRGARSVPVFQWHGDTFDLPKGAVLLASSPGYPNQAFRLGDRVYGFQFHVEADRDLLDAWIPLLASRGARVDRSLHSGVERTGRRILAAFFATKSGPTPAVR is encoded by the coding sequence ATGACGCGGCCTTGGGCCCTGATTCAGCACGTCCCGAGCGAGGGCCCCGGGCTCATCGCGTCCGAGGCAGCCTCGCGCGGCATCCCGCTCGACGTGAGGCGGATGTTCGCGGGGGATCCGCTTCCCGCTCCGGGGGAGATCGCCGGGCTGGTCGTGATGGGCGGTCCGATGGCCGCGAACGACGACGCGGCATTCCCGAATCTGGCTCGCGAGCGGGACCTGCTCGCGGGGGCCGCTCGCGCGGGGATCCCCGTACTGGGGATCTGCCTCGGGGCGCAGCTTCTCGCGGCCGCCCTGGGCGGGCGCGTATCCAGGGGGCTCAAGGAAGAGATCGGCTTCGGAGAGGTGACGCTCACGGAGGAGGGCTCGCGGGACCCCATTCTCGGGCGAGGCGCCCGTTCCGTCCCCGTGTTCCAGTGGCACGGCGATACGTTCGACCTGCCGAAGGGCGCCGTGCTCCTCGCTTCCTCGCCCGGCTATCCCAACCAGGCGTTCCGCCTGGGCGATCGTGTCTACGGCTTCCAATTCCACGTGGAGGCCGATCGCGATCTCCTCGACGCGTGGATTCCGCTCCTCGCATCGCGGGGCGCCCGGGTCGACCGCTCGCTCCATTCGGGTGTGGAGCGGACGGGTCGGCGGATCCTTGCGGCGTTCTTCGCGACAAAAAGCGGCCCCACGCCCGCGGTCCGGTAG
- a CDS encoding porin family protein, which translates to MTRNILRAAAIAPLVLLLTAAAGKAGATEIIPSVGLTRSVDTEETKSSVGLAIRGTAIPSLLDVELRGQYRKQDRFNGQLTEKMWPITASAWLKPLRVIYAGGGVGWYHTTLDYNAPSPFPDKTTQKFGVHAGGGVRVPIAPGLAFDMNGRYVWLQNQETAIVPREFNPDFWDMSLGLALHF; encoded by the coding sequence ATGACTCGAAATATCCTCCGTGCCGCGGCAATCGCACCACTCGTCTTACTGTTGACGGCTGCCGCGGGCAAGGCAGGAGCCACCGAGATCATTCCATCCGTCGGACTCACGCGATCGGTCGATACCGAGGAAACCAAGTCCTCGGTCGGCCTCGCGATCCGTGGGACCGCGATTCCCAGCCTCCTCGATGTGGAGCTCAGGGGACAGTATCGGAAGCAGGACCGGTTCAACGGACAGCTCACTGAGAAGATGTGGCCCATAACGGCGTCGGCGTGGCTCAAGCCGTTGCGGGTCATTTATGCGGGTGGCGGGGTGGGCTGGTATCACACCACGCTTGACTACAACGCCCCCTCGCCATTCCCGGACAAGACCACGCAGAAGTTCGGCGTTCACGCAGGTGGAGGCGTACGCGTTCCCATCGCTCCCGGACTCGCGTTCGATATGAACGGGCGCTACGTCTGGCTGCAGAATCAGGAAACCGCCATCGTCCCCAGGGAATTCAATCCGGACTTCTGGGACATGTCTCTGGGGCTGGCGCTTCACTTCTAG
- the dnaK gene encoding molecular chaperone DnaK: MGKIIGIDLGTTNSCVAVMEGGEPHVIPNAEGSRTTPSVVAFTKTGERLVGQVAKRQAITNPQNTIYSIKRFMGRKYSEVTSEAKNVPYTVKEGKNSEAVVQIGDRAYTPPEISAMILTKMKETAEAYLGEKVTEAVITVPAYFNDTQRQATKDAGRIAGLDVKRIINEPTAAALAYGLDKKKDEKIAVFDLGGGTYDISILELGEGVFEVKSTNGDTHLGGDDFDKRVIDWLADEFKKQEGVDLRRDPMALQRLKEAAEKAKIELSTVVQTDVNLPFITADASGPKHLNVTLTRAKYEQLVDDLIQRTIPPMEMALKDAGLKPSDINEVILVGGATRTPKVQDLVQKFFGKEPHKGVNPDEVVAIGAAIQGGVLAGDVKDVLLLDVTPLSLGIETLGGVMTKLIERNTTIPTRKTEIFSTAADSQTTVEIHVLQGERPLAVDNKTIGRFQLTGIPPAPRGVPQIEVTFDIDANGILNVSARDKASGKEQKIRIEATGGLSEAEIKKMVADAQAHAEEDRKRREAIETKNRGEQLAYETEKNLRELGEKIDSESKARLDSALETLKKAVERNDTDEIRSSSEALSQLWNEVSGKLYAEASKSGGSPGGGAPSDEEPGKKKPGGDGEIEADYEVVK; this comes from the coding sequence ATGGGAAAGATAATCGGCATCGACCTCGGCACGACGAACTCGTGCGTGGCGGTCATGGAGGGCGGGGAGCCGCATGTCATCCCCAACGCCGAGGGCAGCCGTACGACTCCCTCCGTCGTTGCCTTCACCAAGACAGGGGAGCGCTTGGTCGGCCAGGTCGCGAAACGCCAGGCCATCACGAATCCGCAGAACACGATCTACTCGATCAAGCGGTTCATGGGGCGTAAGTACTCCGAGGTTACCAGCGAGGCCAAAAACGTCCCGTACACCGTGAAGGAAGGAAAGAACAGCGAGGCGGTCGTTCAGATCGGGGACCGGGCCTACACTCCGCCCGAGATCTCCGCGATGATCCTGACGAAGATGAAGGAGACCGCGGAGGCCTATCTCGGTGAGAAGGTGACGGAGGCGGTCATCACCGTGCCGGCCTACTTCAACGATACCCAGCGGCAGGCGACCAAGGACGCGGGCCGGATCGCCGGGCTGGACGTGAAGCGCATCATCAACGAGCCGACCGCGGCGGCGCTCGCGTACGGTCTCGACAAGAAGAAAGACGAGAAGATCGCCGTCTTCGACTTGGGGGGCGGGACGTACGACATCTCGATCCTCGAGCTGGGGGAAGGCGTTTTCGAGGTGAAATCGACGAACGGCGACACGCACTTGGGGGGCGATGATTTCGACAAGCGCGTGATCGACTGGCTGGCCGACGAGTTCAAGAAGCAGGAAGGGGTCGATCTCCGCCGCGATCCCATGGCGCTCCAGCGCCTGAAGGAGGCGGCCGAAAAAGCCAAGATCGAGCTCTCCACCGTGGTTCAGACCGACGTGAATCTCCCCTTCATCACGGCGGACGCGAGCGGGCCGAAACACCTGAACGTGACGCTGACCCGCGCCAAGTACGAGCAGCTCGTGGACGATCTCATCCAGCGGACGATTCCGCCGATGGAGATGGCGCTCAAGGACGCGGGGCTCAAGCCGTCCGACATCAACGAGGTGATCCTCGTGGGCGGCGCGACGCGCACGCCCAAGGTCCAGGATCTCGTGCAGAAGTTCTTCGGGAAAGAGCCCCACAAGGGCGTGAACCCGGATGAGGTGGTCGCGATCGGCGCGGCGATTCAGGGCGGCGTGCTCGCGGGAGACGTCAAGGACGTGCTCCTCCTCGACGTGACCCCGCTTTCGCTCGGCATCGAGACCCTCGGCGGGGTGATGACAAAACTCATCGAGAGGAACACGACGATCCCCACACGAAAGACGGAGATCTTCTCCACGGCGGCGGACAGCCAGACGACGGTCGAGATCCACGTGCTCCAGGGCGAACGGCCGCTGGCGGTGGACAACAAGACGATCGGCCGGTTCCAGCTCACCGGAATTCCGCCGGCGCCGCGCGGGGTGCCGCAGATCGAGGTGACGTTCGATATCGACGCGAACGGCATCCTGAACGTCTCGGCGCGCGACAAGGCAAGCGGCAAGGAGCAGAAGATCCGCATCGAAGCGACCGGCGGTCTTTCCGAAGCCGAGATCAAGAAGATGGTGGCCGACGCGCAGGCGCACGCCGAGGAGGACCGCAAGCGGCGCGAGGCGATCGAGACCAAGAACCGCGGCGAGCAGCTCGCATACGAAACGGAGAAGAATCTCCGGGAGCTGGGCGAGAAAATCGATTCCGAGTCCAAGGCGCGGCTCGACAGCGCGCTCGAGACGCTCAAGAAGGCGGTCGAGAGAAACGACACGGACGAGATCCGCTCCTCGAGCGAGGCGCTCTCGCAGCTCTGGAACGAGGTGTCCGGCAAGCTCTACGCGGAGGCGTCGAAATCCGGCGGTTCGCCGGGAGGGGGTGCCCCGTCGGATGAGGAGCCGGGGAAAAAGAAGCCGGGCGGCGACGGGGAAATCGAGGCCGACTACGAGGTCGTGAAGTAA
- a CDS encoding efflux RND transporter permease subunit: MEPASRSRRERAVIGLLDFLERQRKALIAVLTALTAAGVWVAFQMPAAILPEVAFPRISIIADSGERPPEDMVRTVTRPLEDAVRRVPELREVHSTTSRGSTEIHLDCNWGTPMVRVLQLTQAQIDATRERLPAGTTIEARIMSPVQFPVLGFSLTSGSRSPAELRDLAIMVIKPELARLPDAAEIVIQGGQRLEARVTLDPRALESRRLDAANVAETVLRAGQLESLGMMSANGELYLGISDARPDGLDALRAVPVPVDSGPPVPLRALGRIALVPAPEFTRYAAGRGEAVLVNVLRKPSASTIRLSRAAHGWFRTHPDIVPPDVHVETFYDQSDLVRASVVSVRDSLVVGALMSVLVVIFFLRRVRLGLAAALVLPGSIALTLCGLALGGQTLNMMTLGGIAAAVGLVLDDAIVVVEHVAHRASESASTQDVRRSVAEILPTLTGSSLCTLAIFIPFAYLGDVTGAFFRVLSLAMVLMLAGSLLLCVLIVPRLRMVPAALPPHRSKLREGFDRALHGVMRRRWLAFAIPVALLLCLFPLTATIGSGFLPEMDEGSLILDYIAPPGSSLEETERMLRHVEHEFTAIPEIAAWSRRTGDQLGFFVTEPNQGDYTLQLTQRDRKHSAEDIADALRQRIRIVEPSLDIEFGQLVEDVVGDLTTAPEPIEVRILGEDRRLDERRVEQIARILATVPGVVDVRSRVVVSGSNLVIAPGIAAQRAGLDPAALAQRVAPYVQGVAAGQIARGAREWPVRVVLPQPAGATGPGAIEEARVPVAGGRWVRLGDIAKVRVQPGETEIVRDDQRTMAAATARLSGRDLGSAMREIQRRIRREVVLGPGMAVRYAGLWAEQQASFRGLTAVLIGAAAAVLLVLLVSFRSWSQAGAVLLIASASLAGVLAALHIGRATFNIASFVGAIMVVGIVAENAYFLVTSFRDGVASGMTGSEAATAAANRRIRPVLMTTAAGIAALAPLALGVGSGSALLRPLAIAIIGGFMNSAILLLIALPPLLALTASRRD; this comes from the coding sequence ATAGAGCCCGCGTCACGTTCGCGCCGTGAACGCGCGGTGATCGGTCTCCTCGATTTCCTCGAACGCCAGCGTAAGGCCCTGATCGCCGTTCTCACGGCACTCACGGCGGCCGGCGTGTGGGTCGCGTTCCAGATGCCGGCGGCCATCCTGCCCGAGGTGGCCTTCCCTCGCATCAGCATCATCGCGGATAGCGGAGAACGCCCCCCCGAGGACATGGTTCGCACCGTCACCCGCCCGCTCGAGGACGCGGTGCGCCGCGTCCCCGAGCTTCGGGAGGTCCACTCCACCACGAGCCGCGGCTCGACGGAGATCCACCTCGATTGCAACTGGGGCACCCCCATGGTCCGGGTGCTCCAGCTCACTCAAGCGCAGATCGACGCGACGCGCGAGCGGCTCCCCGCGGGAACGACGATTGAGGCCCGCATCATGAGCCCCGTCCAGTTCCCCGTGCTCGGGTTCTCGCTCACCTCGGGATCGCGCAGCCCCGCCGAGCTGCGTGATCTCGCGATCATGGTGATCAAGCCCGAGCTGGCGCGCCTGCCCGACGCGGCCGAGATCGTCATCCAAGGAGGCCAACGACTCGAGGCGCGCGTGACCCTTGACCCGCGCGCATTGGAATCGCGCCGTCTGGATGCCGCCAACGTGGCGGAGACGGTCCTGCGTGCGGGGCAGCTCGAGTCCTTAGGCATGATGTCGGCGAACGGCGAGCTCTACCTTGGGATCTCCGACGCCAGGCCCGACGGGCTCGACGCGCTTCGGGCGGTGCCGGTTCCGGTGGACAGCGGCCCACCGGTGCCGCTCCGTGCGCTCGGCCGGATTGCGCTCGTACCCGCACCGGAATTCACGCGCTATGCCGCCGGCCGGGGCGAGGCGGTTCTGGTCAATGTGCTGCGCAAGCCTTCGGCCAGCACGATCCGCCTCTCGCGGGCGGCGCACGGGTGGTTTCGGACGCACCCGGACATCGTTCCTCCGGATGTGCACGTGGAAACTTTCTACGACCAGTCCGATCTCGTCCGGGCCTCGGTCGTGAGCGTTCGGGACAGTCTGGTGGTGGGTGCGCTCATGTCGGTTCTGGTCGTGATCTTTTTCTTGCGGCGCGTCCGCCTCGGCCTCGCGGCCGCGCTGGTCCTGCCCGGCAGCATTGCGCTCACGCTCTGCGGGCTTGCTTTGGGGGGGCAGACACTCAACATGATGACCCTGGGCGGCATCGCCGCGGCCGTGGGCCTCGTGCTCGACGATGCGATCGTGGTCGTGGAGCACGTCGCGCACCGGGCGTCGGAATCCGCCTCAACCCAGGATGTCCGGAGGTCGGTGGCGGAGATTCTGCCCACGCTCACCGGATCGAGCCTCTGCACACTCGCGATCTTCATCCCGTTCGCCTACCTCGGAGACGTGACGGGCGCCTTTTTCCGCGTGCTCTCCCTCGCCATGGTGCTCATGCTGGCGGGCTCGCTTCTCCTCTGCGTTCTCATCGTACCTCGGCTCCGCATGGTTCCCGCGGCCCTCCCCCCACACCGGAGCAAGCTACGGGAGGGCTTCGATCGCGCGCTCCACGGGGTCATGAGGCGGCGCTGGCTCGCGTTCGCGATACCGGTAGCGCTCTTATTGTGCCTGTTCCCGCTCACGGCCACGATCGGATCGGGATTTCTTCCGGAGATGGACGAAGGGTCCCTCATCCTGGATTACATCGCTCCGCCCGGATCCTCCCTCGAGGAGACCGAACGGATGCTCCGACACGTAGAGCATGAATTCACCGCGATCCCCGAGATCGCCGCGTGGTCGCGCCGCACCGGAGACCAGCTCGGCTTCTTCGTCACCGAGCCGAACCAGGGGGACTACACGTTGCAGCTCACGCAACGCGACCGAAAGCATTCCGCAGAAGACATCGCCGACGCGCTCCGGCAAAGGATTCGGATCGTCGAGCCGTCGCTCGACATCGAGTTCGGCCAGCTCGTGGAGGACGTGGTAGGAGACCTCACGACCGCGCCGGAACCGATCGAGGTGAGGATCTTGGGCGAGGACAGAAGACTCGACGAGCGGCGGGTGGAGCAGATCGCGCGAATCCTCGCGACGGTTCCGGGAGTCGTGGACGTGCGGAGCCGCGTCGTGGTCAGCGGGTCGAACCTGGTCATCGCGCCCGGGATCGCCGCGCAGCGTGCCGGCCTCGACCCCGCTGCGTTGGCACAACGGGTGGCTCCCTACGTGCAAGGCGTCGCCGCCGGCCAGATCGCGCGGGGCGCGCGGGAGTGGCCGGTTCGCGTCGTGCTGCCTCAGCCTGCCGGCGCCACCGGCCCCGGGGCGATCGAAGAGGCGCGCGTGCCGGTGGCGGGCGGGCGATGGGTGAGGCTGGGGGACATCGCGAAGGTCCGCGTCCAGCCCGGCGAGACCGAAATCGTGCGAGACGATCAGCGAACGATGGCGGCCGCGACGGCGCGCCTCTCCGGGCGCGATCTCGGCTCGGCGATGCGCGAGATCCAGCGCCGGATCCGCCGGGAAGTCGTCCTCGGACCCGGGATGGCCGTGCGTTACGCGGGGCTCTGGGCGGAGCAGCAGGCTTCCTTCCGCGGGCTCACCGCGGTTTTGATCGGCGCCGCGGCGGCGGTTCTCCTCGTGCTCTTGGTCTCGTTCCGGTCGTGGTCGCAGGCGGGTGCCGTGCTCCTTATCGCGTCGGCATCGCTTGCCGGGGTGCTGGCGGCGCTCCACATCGGGCGGGCGACCTTCAATATCGCGAGCTTCGTGGGGGCGATCATGGTCGTGGGGATCGTGGCCGAGAACGCCTACTTCTTGGTGACCAGCTTCCGCGACGGGGTCGCGAGCGGTATGACGGGGAGCGAAGCCGCGACCGCGGCCGCGAACCGCCGCATCCGCCCGGTGCTCATGACGACCGCCGCGGGAATCGCCGCCCTGGCGCCGCTCGCGCTCGGCGTTGGCTCCGGGAGCGCGCTCCTGCGCCCGCTCGCGATCGCCATCATCGGCGGGTTCATGAACTCGGCGATCTTGCTCCTGATCGCGCTTCCGCCACTCCTCGCGCTCACCGCGTCGCGGCGGGATTGA
- the msrA gene encoding peptide-methionine (S)-S-oxide reductase MsrA — MEKTAAEKATFAAGCFWGVEAAFRQVKGVVSTQVGYTGGRMPNPTYEDVCSDKTGHAEAVEVTYDPARVSYDDLLNVFWENHDPTTPNRQGPDVGEQYRSVIFYHSPAQEAAAHASKARLEAHRRYRRPIVTQIVKAGTFYRAEEYHQQYLEKRGLSVCHIK, encoded by the coding sequence ATGGAGAAGACCGCCGCGGAGAAGGCCACGTTCGCCGCGGGCTGTTTCTGGGGCGTCGAAGCCGCGTTTCGCCAGGTGAAGGGAGTCGTTTCGACCCAGGTCGGGTATACGGGCGGACGAATGCCCAACCCCACCTATGAAGACGTGTGCTCGGACAAGACGGGGCACGCGGAGGCGGTCGAGGTGACCTACGATCCCGCACGCGTCTCGTATGACGATCTTCTGAACGTATTTTGGGAGAACCACGACCCCACGACGCCGAACCGCCAGGGTCCGGATGTGGGAGAGCAGTATCGCTCGGTGATCTTCTACCACTCACCCGCCCAGGAAGCGGCGGCCCACGCGTCGAAGGCGCGCCTCGAAGCCCATCGGCGCTACCGCCGTCCCATCGTGACCCAAATCGTCAAGGCCGGAACGTTTTACCGCGCCGAGGAATACCACCAGCAGTACCTCGAGAAGCGCGGGCTCTCGGTCTGCCATATCAAGTAG
- a CDS encoding DUF2029 domain-containing protein, which translates to MNRHRWVLLSLGALIVTSSASIAMLGDLGERTRTMLLLWGAAHAAYLAAARWVLRTAPAGAEPGAASRAPRASGLPIVLAVGLLARASIIPAPPTLSEDVYRYLWDGRLVAHGVNPFPHAPSDPALERYHSELIHHLNHAGVPTIYPPAAQILFGAVALVSATPLAWKLALLLLESILLYALLDLLRRRGLPSERLLLYYWNPLVLVESFGSGHVDLAAAAFLVTMVSLYERKRAAWAGLSFALAVLTKYVPGLILPWLIRRRAWLLLGVAAVAAALLAAPFLGAGPALATGLRTYARHWEFNGALFHLLRETIDSEIRIRRILAGAGIAATLAIAWRARSASGAAFASMVAFLLLSPTVFPWYAVPVVAFLPLHADWGMLAFSGLLALSYVPLPLYRGTGVWTLPGWVLWVEYGGLVGAWALAAAWRLVRAGRKRDQDRARAWTSESTPT; encoded by the coding sequence GTGAATCGTCACCGCTGGGTTCTCCTCTCCTTGGGCGCGCTGATTGTGACCTCGTCCGCCTCGATCGCGATGCTGGGCGATCTGGGCGAGCGGACCCGGACGATGCTGCTTCTCTGGGGGGCGGCCCACGCCGCGTATCTGGCCGCCGCGCGGTGGGTGTTGCGGACCGCGCCCGCCGGCGCCGAACCGGGTGCGGCTTCCCGCGCGCCGCGCGCCTCGGGGCTTCCGATCGTGCTGGCCGTCGGGCTCTTGGCGCGCGCCTCCATCATCCCGGCCCCGCCCACGCTATCGGAAGACGTCTACCGCTATCTCTGGGACGGCCGGCTCGTGGCCCACGGGGTGAATCCCTTTCCGCACGCGCCTTCCGATCCCGCGCTCGAGCGCTACCACTCGGAGCTCATCCACCACCTGAACCACGCCGGCGTTCCCACGATCTACCCCCCCGCGGCGCAGATCCTCTTCGGGGCGGTCGCGCTCGTTTCGGCGACGCCGCTCGCCTGGAAGCTCGCGCTCCTCCTGCTCGAATCCATCCTCCTCTACGCTCTGCTCGACCTCCTGAGACGGCGAGGGCTCCCGAGCGAGCGACTACTACTCTACTACTGGAATCCCCTCGTGCTGGTCGAAAGCTTTGGGAGCGGGCACGTCGATCTGGCCGCGGCGGCCTTCCTCGTGACGATGGTCTCGCTCTATGAGAGAAAGCGCGCGGCATGGGCGGGGCTCTCCTTCGCCCTGGCGGTGCTCACGAAGTATGTGCCGGGGCTGATCCTTCCATGGCTGATCCGACGCCGCGCATGGCTCCTCCTCGGCGTGGCAGCCGTGGCCGCGGCGCTCCTCGCGGCTCCCTTTCTCGGGGCGGGCCCGGCGCTCGCCACCGGGCTCAGGACCTACGCGCGGCACTGGGAGTTCAACGGAGCGCTCTTCCACCTGCTCCGGGAAACGATCGATTCCGAGATCCGGATCCGGCGCATCCTCGCGGGGGCGGGCATCGCCGCCACGCTCGCGATCGCGTGGCGCGCGCGATCCGCGAGCGGCGCTGCGTTCGCCTCGATGGTTGCGTTCCTCTTGCTGAGCCCGACGGTATTCCCGTGGTACGCCGTCCCGGTCGTGGCGTTTCTTCCGCTCCACGCGGACTGGGGGATGCTCGCCTTCTCGGGGCTGCTCGCGCTCTCCTACGTGCCGCTTCCGCTGTACCGCGGCACGGGTGTCTGGACGCTTCCGGGATGGGTCCTGTGGGTGGAGTACGGAGGTCTGGTCGGGGCCTGGGCCCTTGCCGCCGCGTGGAGGCTCGTGCGGGCCGGCCGCAAGAGGGATCAGGACCGCGCGCGCGCGTGGACGAGCGAGAGCACTCCCACGTAG